One window of the Enterobacter huaxiensis genome contains the following:
- a CDS encoding fimbrial protein, with amino-acid sequence MVKEAMVNVNNMGKMPALMLWLAAVVLSSPASADTQLNITGNIKASPCSIDLPSGGLNVDLGQKIQASSLAEPGSSTDWKPFSIVLSECPVSTTVATMTLNGTADDVESSMYANTGTASQVQIEVQNSAGTPLGNAAQMQQNIDSASRSTTFNMLARVYTAQGNATPGTIVGTMQVTFTYQ; translated from the coding sequence ATGGTTAAGGAAGCAATGGTCAATGTGAACAACATGGGGAAAATGCCCGCCTTGATGCTGTGGCTGGCTGCGGTAGTACTTTCATCCCCGGCGAGTGCTGATACGCAACTTAACATCACGGGCAACATTAAAGCCTCGCCATGCAGCATCGATTTGCCGTCTGGCGGGCTGAATGTGGACCTGGGCCAGAAAATCCAGGCGTCATCGCTGGCAGAGCCTGGTTCGTCGACAGACTGGAAACCTTTTTCAATTGTACTCAGCGAATGTCCCGTTTCGACGACGGTTGCCACCATGACCCTGAACGGCACGGCGGATGACGTCGAAAGCAGTATGTATGCGAACACCGGCACGGCGTCTCAGGTGCAAATCGAGGTGCAAAACTCCGCGGGCACGCCGCTGGGAAATGCGGCGCAAATGCAGCAGAACATTGATTCCGCAAGCCGCAGTACCACGTTCAACATGCTTGCGCGCGTTTATACCGCGCAGGGCAATGCAACACCGGGAACTATCGTTGGAACGATGCAGGTCACCTTTACCTATCAATGA
- a CDS encoding fimbrial protein: MKMFIANITSCRSFGGKKAALLLLALAGGTLSARAHASDCAPTDGTKTYNFPMDYLLQDPTQNTTGRIINNAYQWNLSGNYNVTCSCTGTYTGAYVTAKVPDTGLAYTDGNLNYYSISEYLAVASEVYIAGGYGANKATPFTSVSNQNTAVNCARYPYATGARGSISLYFKRPFVGVQAIPLTKVVDVYIASDALTQSTVPVSTVWMSGSVTVPQSCEINGGGVITVPFGDIMSGDIATKGEMAKNFTPKNVNFNVACTNISEGVKVSLSFQGTPDANDPTVLSTTNSDVGVKIQDAAGTTVAPLSGRLPLTMDYAAQVGTSAIQLFPVNTTGNTPDTGDFNATATIRAEIE, translated from the coding sequence ATGAAAATGTTTATTGCCAATATCACCTCATGCCGTTCCTTCGGTGGCAAAAAAGCGGCGTTACTTCTTCTGGCGCTGGCCGGTGGCACGCTGAGTGCCCGCGCGCATGCCAGCGACTGTGCCCCAACGGATGGCACGAAGACGTACAACTTCCCGATGGATTATTTATTACAGGATCCGACGCAGAACACCACGGGCAGAATTATTAACAACGCCTATCAGTGGAACCTGAGCGGAAACTACAACGTGACTTGTTCATGCACCGGTACGTATACCGGTGCGTACGTCACGGCAAAAGTGCCGGATACCGGGCTCGCCTACACCGACGGTAACCTCAATTATTACAGCATTAGCGAATATCTGGCGGTGGCGAGTGAGGTGTATATCGCGGGCGGATATGGCGCGAATAAAGCGACGCCGTTCACAAGCGTAAGTAACCAGAATACCGCGGTCAACTGCGCCAGATATCCCTATGCTACCGGGGCGCGTGGGTCGATCTCTTTATACTTCAAGCGTCCGTTTGTTGGGGTTCAGGCTATCCCGCTGACCAAAGTCGTTGATGTCTATATCGCTTCCGATGCCCTGACACAGTCTACCGTGCCGGTCTCCACCGTGTGGATGAGCGGGTCAGTGACTGTGCCGCAATCGTGCGAGATCAACGGCGGAGGGGTTATCACCGTACCATTCGGCGACATTATGTCAGGCGATATTGCCACCAAGGGTGAAATGGCGAAAAACTTCACGCCTAAAAACGTCAATTTTAACGTCGCCTGCACCAATATTTCGGAAGGCGTCAAGGTGAGTCTCTCATTCCAGGGGACCCCGGATGCAAACGACCCAACCGTATTATCGACGACCAACAGCGACGTAGGCGTCAAAATTCAGGATGCCGCGGGAACTACCGTTGCGCCATTAAGCGGACGTCTGCCGCTCACCATGGACTACGCCGCGCAGGTGGGTACCTCGGCAATTCAATTATTCCCGGTTAATACCACGGGAAATACGCCAGACACGGGTGATTTCAATGCGACAGCGACGATACGCGCTGAAATAGAGTAA
- a CDS encoding fimbria/pilus outer membrane usher protein: MNEITKIPVAANFRLSRLARLIACQVALLIGGMGAVNAAEYFNPALLEIDNPVQGNADLSIFEDGDLQAPGTYRVDIYLNGSAVDTRDVKFALATDAAGKQSLQPCLSGELLRDMGVKIGMFPGIQATDECANFTGSIAQSSANFRFDQQRLDLSIPQAALNSQARGYVSPDKWDSGIPALLLNYSFSGANTDARNSDTNNSNTYYLNLRSGANLGAWRLRNYSTWNRDSKGNQSWDSINTYLQRDIQALRSQLTLGDSNSPTEVFDTVPFRGVQLASDDDMLPDSMKGYSPVVRGIAQSNAQVTIRQNGYVIYQSYVPAGPFAISDLYPTAGSGDLNVTIKEANGTERTLVVPFASVPVLQREGHLKYSFTSGQYRSYNDDVEKTPFTQGTAIYGLSHGATVYGGIQAASKYQSVAVGIGQNLGRIGALSADVTQAWTKQEDAQKENGQSWRLRYGKSFVETGTNFSLASYRYSTSGFYTLQEALESYASGNSYYSDHKKSRAELTLSQNLWQKGGALSLSLVKEEYWNNDRSSESASVGYNNTWSGISWGVNYTYNRNGMDSYGHRTYYTDQIVAMNISVPLSKWLPGSYATYNLNSSKNGSTSHNVGLSGTALRDGNLNYNISQGYTTQGQGANGYASADYKGTYGEVNAGYGYDRSQRRMDYGLQGGIVVHENGVTLSQPLSETVVLVKAPGADDVSISSNTGVKTDWRGYAVVPYATAYRRNQISLDTATLPDNVDMTLTSTSVIPTRGAVVRADFDPNVGRRVLMMIARANGEPVPFGAMAGLNDDKKSNGSIVGDGGQVYLSGLPDSGTLRVKWGTSAAQTCLVNYRLPEQTAASGIQLINGDCR; the protein is encoded by the coding sequence ATGAATGAAATAACCAAGATTCCTGTTGCGGCCAATTTCAGGCTGTCCCGTCTTGCGCGCCTTATCGCATGTCAGGTTGCGCTTTTAATCGGCGGAATGGGGGCGGTCAATGCGGCAGAGTATTTCAATCCTGCCTTATTAGAAATCGATAACCCGGTTCAGGGTAACGCTGATTTATCTATCTTTGAAGACGGCGATTTACAGGCCCCCGGCACCTACCGTGTTGATATTTATCTCAATGGTTCAGCTGTTGATACTCGCGACGTTAAATTCGCGTTGGCCACTGACGCTGCCGGTAAGCAAAGCCTTCAGCCGTGTCTGAGCGGAGAACTGCTACGCGATATGGGCGTCAAAATAGGTATGTTTCCGGGCATTCAGGCCACAGATGAATGTGCCAATTTTACCGGTTCAATTGCGCAGTCCTCCGCTAATTTCCGCTTTGACCAGCAGAGGCTGGATTTGAGCATTCCGCAGGCGGCCTTGAATTCGCAGGCACGCGGTTATGTCTCGCCAGATAAATGGGATTCGGGAATTCCGGCTCTGTTGCTTAATTACAGCTTCAGCGGTGCGAACACCGATGCGCGCAACAGTGACACGAATAATTCCAACACCTATTACCTGAACCTTCGTTCCGGGGCCAACCTGGGTGCCTGGCGTTTGCGCAACTATTCCACCTGGAACCGCGACAGCAAGGGTAACCAAAGCTGGGACTCCATCAATACCTATTTGCAACGTGATATTCAGGCACTGAGAAGCCAGCTGACGCTGGGCGACAGTAACTCGCCGACGGAGGTCTTTGATACTGTGCCTTTCCGCGGCGTTCAGCTTGCTTCGGACGACGATATGCTCCCGGACAGCATGAAAGGCTATTCGCCAGTAGTAAGGGGAATAGCGCAAAGTAATGCGCAGGTCACTATCCGTCAGAACGGATACGTTATCTACCAAAGCTATGTCCCTGCCGGGCCGTTTGCCATTTCCGACCTTTACCCCACGGCGGGCAGCGGCGATCTGAATGTCACGATTAAAGAAGCGAATGGCACCGAGCGAACGCTGGTCGTTCCTTTCGCTTCCGTACCGGTACTTCAGCGTGAGGGTCACCTGAAATACAGCTTTACCAGCGGTCAATACCGCTCGTACAACGATGATGTTGAGAAGACCCCGTTTACTCAGGGCACCGCAATTTATGGCTTGTCGCACGGAGCTACCGTTTATGGTGGTATCCAGGCGGCAAGTAAATATCAGTCCGTGGCGGTCGGGATTGGGCAAAACCTTGGTCGCATTGGTGCCCTTTCTGCTGACGTGACGCAGGCTTGGACCAAGCAGGAAGATGCTCAGAAAGAAAATGGCCAGTCCTGGCGGCTGCGCTACGGTAAGAGCTTCGTGGAGACGGGCACCAACTTCAGTCTGGCCAGCTACCGTTATTCGACGTCAGGTTTCTATACCCTTCAGGAAGCCCTGGAAAGCTATGCCAGCGGCAACAGTTATTACAGCGACCACAAGAAGAGCCGGGCAGAACTAACCCTTAGCCAGAACTTATGGCAAAAGGGCGGCGCGCTCTCTTTAAGCCTTGTAAAAGAAGAATACTGGAACAACGACCGTTCGAGCGAATCAGCGAGTGTGGGATATAACAACACCTGGTCAGGTATCTCATGGGGGGTGAACTACACCTACAACCGAAACGGCATGGACAGCTACGGTCACCGCACTTACTACACCGATCAAATTGTTGCCATGAATATCAGCGTGCCACTCAGCAAATGGCTGCCGGGAAGTTATGCCACCTATAACCTCAACAGTAGCAAAAATGGTAGCACCTCCCATAACGTGGGGCTGAGCGGTACAGCATTACGTGACGGCAACCTTAACTACAACATCAGCCAGGGATACACCACTCAGGGACAGGGTGCGAACGGTTACGCCAGCGCGGATTACAAAGGGACTTACGGTGAAGTGAATGCCGGTTACGGCTATGACCGTAGCCAGCGCCGTATGGATTACGGTCTCCAGGGAGGCATTGTGGTTCATGAAAATGGCGTAACCCTTTCACAACCGTTGAGCGAAACGGTGGTACTGGTCAAAGCGCCGGGCGCGGACGATGTAAGCATCTCCAGCAATACCGGGGTAAAAACCGACTGGCGTGGTTATGCCGTGGTGCCATACGCCACGGCGTATCGCCGTAACCAGATATCTCTTGATACCGCAACCTTACCGGACAACGTGGATATGACCCTGACCAGTACGTCGGTCATTCCAACGCGCGGCGCCGTGGTACGGGCTGACTTTGATCCGAACGTCGGTCGACGTGTGCTGATGATGATCGCGCGTGCAAACGGTGAGCCGGTGCCGTTCGGCGCAATGGCTGGCCTCAACGACGACAAGAAAAGTAACGGTAGCATCGTTGGCGACGGCGGGCAGGTTTATCTGTCCGGCCTGCCGGACAGCGGGACGCTCAGGGTGAAATGGGGGACGTCAGCGGCTCAGACGTGCCTGGTCAACTATCGTCTGCCAGAACAAACGGCTGCATCGGGTATTCAACTTATTAATGGAGACTGCCGTTAA
- a CDS encoding fimbrial biogenesis chaperone, with translation MNTWRTAAVAVVLMTFSTLVQAGVVVGGTRLIYDGAKKESSINISNPDKHAYLIQSWVDGGEARAGVPASKAPFIVTPPLFRLDGNQQNILRVVRAGGDLPETKESLFWLNIKSIPSAEKRQNTLQIAVKTRIKLIFRPAGVKSTLEEAAKTLTWKRVGNQLQVTNPSAHYITFFNVNINGTAVKSANIVAPQSQANFELPASAAGGALSWQFINDYGGTSKAMTGTI, from the coding sequence ATGAATACATGGCGCACAGCTGCGGTGGCAGTAGTATTAATGACCTTCAGCACGTTAGTGCAGGCGGGTGTAGTGGTTGGCGGTACGCGTCTGATCTATGACGGTGCAAAGAAAGAGTCATCCATCAATATCAGTAATCCTGACAAACATGCTTACTTAATTCAGTCATGGGTCGACGGCGGGGAAGCGCGCGCGGGCGTTCCGGCCAGCAAAGCTCCGTTTATCGTTACACCTCCTCTATTCCGCCTGGACGGTAATCAGCAAAACATTTTGCGCGTGGTTCGTGCTGGTGGGGATCTCCCGGAGACGAAAGAGTCCCTGTTCTGGCTGAATATCAAATCGATTCCTTCTGCGGAGAAGAGGCAAAACACGCTGCAAATTGCGGTGAAGACACGCATAAAGCTTATTTTCCGTCCTGCTGGGGTGAAAAGCACGCTTGAAGAGGCGGCGAAAACCCTTACCTGGAAACGTGTCGGTAACCAACTTCAGGTAACCAACCCCTCCGCGCATTACATCACGTTCTTCAACGTCAACATCAACGGCACGGCGGTGAAGAGCGCCAACATAGTCGCGCCGCAATCGCAGGCCAATTTTGAATTGCCGGCCAGCGCCGCCGGAGGGGCACTGTCCTGGCAGTTTATTAACGACTATGGCGGTACCAGCAAAGCGATGACGGGCACTATCTGA
- a CDS encoding fimbrial protein → MKKTLLAIALMASSAVASSAFAADGAVNFTGTITDAACTIDTASQNQDVFLGNIARTAFPVAGSLAAAKKFTLVLTDCPDTVTGATVRFDGNQVSGDNSILALTAGDSTATGVGIQISDSQNKVVPLYEDSSVYPLVSTGPNNLDFSARYISLTDSVTVGDANGVTQFTVVYQ, encoded by the coding sequence GTGAAAAAGACTCTTCTTGCTATTGCTCTGATGGCTTCCTCTGCTGTTGCTTCTTCTGCATTCGCTGCCGATGGTGCCGTTAACTTCACCGGCACCATCACTGATGCTGCTTGTACTATCGATACCGCATCTCAGAACCAGGACGTTTTCCTGGGCAACATCGCTCGTACCGCTTTCCCAGTTGCAGGCTCTCTGGCTGCGGCTAAGAAATTCACTCTGGTACTGACCGACTGCCCGGACACCGTAACTGGCGCAACCGTACGTTTCGATGGTAACCAGGTTTCCGGTGATAACAGCATTCTGGCACTGACCGCAGGTGACAGCACGGCAACTGGCGTGGGTATTCAGATCTCTGACAGCCAGAACAAAGTTGTTCCACTGTACGAAGACTCCTCCGTATACCCTCTGGTAAGCACCGGTCCTAACAACCTGGACTTCAGCGCGCGTTATATCTCTCTGACTGATTCAGTCACCGTGGGTGATGCGAACGGCGTAACTCAGTTCACTGTCGTTTATCAGTAA